One segment of Bradyrhizobium sp. CB2312 DNA contains the following:
- the glpD gene encoding glycerol-3-phosphate dehydrogenase yields MRLLERIFDLAIIGGGVNGCGIARDAVGRGNTVFLCEMNDLASGTSSWSTKLVHGGLRYLEYYEFRLVREALIEREILWGIAPHIIRPLRFVLPHHAGLRPAWLLRLGLFLYDHIGGRHLLPATRSVDLRRDEVGKPLIPNRYSRAFEYSDCFVDDARLVVLNARDAADKGAEIRTRTRATEIHQSDGIWTVSMVNTLTGVRSSIRAKALVNAGGPWVEDVLGRGAGVNAKAKVRLVQGSHIVVKKLYDHDRAYMFQNADGRIIFVIPYQDDFTLIGTTDRDYDGDPAKVKATPEEIQYLCAAASEYLAKPVKPEDVVWTYSGVRPLYDDGANEAKAATRDYVFELDTPGGVPLLSIYGGKITTYRRLAEEALERLAPYLRSAKAREGWTGKWPLPGGDMDVSDVDGLVAELQRGYPFLSHEHARRLARAYGTRAIKLLGDAKSAADLGQAFGATLTEREVRYLMANEWAVTAEDIVWRRSKLGLRLSADEIAALDDWIRTHAVQQSPLLEAGGRS; encoded by the coding sequence ATGCGTCTGTTGGAGCGTATTTTCGACCTCGCCATCATTGGAGGCGGTGTTAACGGCTGCGGCATCGCGCGCGACGCGGTGGGCCGCGGCAACACGGTTTTCCTATGCGAAATGAACGATCTGGCGAGTGGGACGTCGTCCTGGTCGACCAAGCTGGTGCATGGCGGCCTGCGCTATCTCGAATATTACGAGTTTCGGCTGGTCCGCGAGGCGCTGATCGAGCGCGAAATCCTCTGGGGCATCGCGCCTCACATCATCCGCCCCTTGCGTTTCGTTTTGCCGCATCACGCCGGCCTGCGTCCGGCTTGGCTGCTGCGCCTCGGCCTCTTCCTCTATGACCACATCGGCGGCCGCCACCTGCTGCCGGCGACCCGCTCGGTCGATCTCAGGCGTGACGAGGTCGGCAAGCCGCTGATCCCGAACCGCTACAGCCGCGCATTCGAATATTCCGACTGCTTCGTCGATGACGCCCGCCTCGTCGTGCTCAACGCGCGCGATGCCGCCGACAAGGGGGCCGAGATCCGCACCCGCACCCGCGCCACCGAGATCCACCAGTCCGACGGCATCTGGACCGTCAGCATGGTCAACACGCTGACCGGCGTGCGCTCGTCGATTCGGGCGAAGGCCCTGGTCAATGCTGGCGGTCCCTGGGTCGAGGACGTTCTCGGCCGCGGCGCCGGCGTCAATGCCAAAGCCAAGGTGCGCCTGGTGCAGGGTTCGCATATCGTGGTCAAGAAGCTCTACGATCACGACCGCGCCTACATGTTCCAGAACGCCGACGGCCGCATCATCTTCGTGATTCCCTATCAGGACGATTTTACGCTGATAGGCACGACGGACCGGGACTATGACGGCGACCCCGCCAAGGTGAAGGCGACGCCGGAGGAGATTCAGTATCTCTGCGCGGCGGCGAGCGAGTATCTGGCGAAACCCGTCAAGCCCGAGGACGTGGTCTGGACCTATTCCGGTGTGCGGCCGCTCTATGACGACGGCGCCAACGAGGCCAAGGCCGCGACGCGCGATTACGTGTTCGAGCTCGACACCCCCGGCGGTGTGCCGCTGCTGTCGATCTATGGCGGCAAGATCACCACCTATCGCCGCCTCGCCGAAGAGGCGCTGGAGCGGCTCGCGCCCTATCTTCGCAGTGCGAAAGCGCGCGAGGGCTGGACCGGCAAATGGCCGCTGCCCGGTGGCGACATGGATGTGTCCGATGTCGACGGCCTGGTCGCCGAGCTTCAGCGCGGCTATCCCTTCCTCAGCCATGAGCACGCACGCCGCCTTGCGCGCGCCTACGGCACCAGGGCAATCAAGTTGCTCGGCGATGCCAAATCGGCCGCCGATCTCGGCCAGGCCTTCGGTGCGACACTGACCGAGCGCGAGGTGCGCTATCTCATGGCCAATGAATGGGCGGTCACC
- a CDS encoding type II toxin-antitoxin system Phd/YefM family antitoxin, with the protein MADHNTAPDTPPINDTWTLANAKARLSELVDRAQTGPQVITRHGKPNAVVVSAQEWARKTARKGTLAEFLLASPLRGADLELDRVHDTPRDEMP; encoded by the coding sequence ATGGCTGACCATAACACTGCGCCCGACACGCCTCCGATCAATGACACCTGGACCCTTGCGAATGCCAAGGCACGGCTGTCCGAACTGGTAGACCGCGCCCAAACGGGCCCGCAGGTCATCACCCGTCACGGCAAGCCGAATGCCGTAGTCGTTTCCGCCCAGGAATGGGCGCGCAAGACAGCACGCAAGGGCACTCTGGCCGAATTCCTGCTGGCCTCGCCGCTGCGTGGCGCCGACCTTGAACTCGATCGCGTGCACGACACGCCACGCGACGAAATGCCGTGA
- a CDS encoding type II toxin-antitoxin system VapC family toxin yields the protein MNLLLDTNVLSEVRRPAPSLKVLAWLDTIDEDRAFISVASIAELRRGIALLKDGRRRTALAAWLAHDLPARFAERVLPIDHAVADRWGDLMAESRRTGVALSVMDGFFAATALANSLTLVTRNVKDFAALGVPLLNPWDA from the coding sequence GTGAACCTGCTGCTCGACACCAACGTGCTGTCGGAGGTTCGGCGGCCTGCGCCTTCGCTGAAAGTCCTGGCGTGGCTCGATACGATCGACGAGGACCGTGCGTTCATCAGCGTCGCATCAATCGCTGAGCTTCGCCGCGGCATCGCATTGCTGAAGGACGGCCGCCGGCGCACAGCGTTAGCCGCCTGGCTTGCCCACGACCTGCCGGCGCGGTTTGCCGAGCGAGTCCTGCCGATCGATCACGCCGTGGCGGATCGCTGGGGCGACCTGATGGCGGAGAGCCGCAGAACAGGAGTTGCGCTGTCTGTCATGGACGGCTTCTTTGCGGCGACCGCGCTTGCGAACAGCCTCACGCTCGTCACGCGCAACGTGAAGGATTTCGCGGCCTTGGGCGTCCCGCTGCTCAATCCGTGGGACGCCTAA
- a CDS encoding DeoR/GlpR family DNA-binding transcription regulator — MTGLTHRQAEILNIARASGRVMVEELARKFEVSAQTIRKDLNDLCERRSLTRIHGGAIIASGVENLAYEARRFVAADEKKAIGAAAASLIPNGCSLFINIGTTTEEVASALTSHEDLLVITNNLNVAMLLYRHPRIEVVVAGGTVRRADGAVVGSTATQLIGQFKVDYAIIGASAIDEEGALLDFDYREVQVAQAIIANARSVMLVADSTKLRRSAPVRIAHITQIQTFVTDQELPERLATICHSKGIEVVEAMPKGADIDDTQADAQDAAPEAAPVVRLR; from the coding sequence GTGACCGGACTGACCCACCGCCAAGCCGAGATCCTCAACATCGCGCGCGCTTCCGGCCGTGTCATGGTCGAAGAGCTCGCGCGCAAGTTCGAGGTCTCGGCGCAGACCATCCGCAAGGATCTCAACGATCTCTGCGAACGGAGATCGCTGACCCGCATCCACGGCGGCGCCATCATCGCCTCCGGCGTGGAAAACCTCGCCTATGAGGCGCGCCGCTTCGTCGCCGCCGATGAGAAGAAGGCCATCGGCGCCGCGGCCGCATCGCTGATCCCGAACGGCTGCTCGCTGTTCATCAATATCGGCACCACCACGGAGGAGGTCGCGAGCGCGCTGACCTCGCACGAGGACCTGCTCGTCATCACCAACAATCTCAACGTCGCCATGCTGCTCTACCGCCATCCCCGCATCGAGGTGGTGGTGGCCGGCGGTACGGTGCGGCGCGCCGACGGCGCCGTGGTTGGCTCGACCGCGACGCAGCTGATCGGCCAGTTCAAGGTCGACTACGCCATCATCGGCGCATCCGCGATCGACGAGGAGGGCGCGCTGCTCGACTTCGATTATCGCGAGGTGCAGGTGGCGCAGGCCATCATCGCCAACGCCCGCAGCGTCATGCTGGTCGCCGATTCGACAAAGCTGCGTCGCAGCGCGCCGGTGCGCATCGCCCACATCACCCAGATCCAGACCTTTGTCACCGACCAGGAGCTCCCCGAGCGCCTCGCCACCATCTGCCACAGCAAGGGCATCGAGGTGGTGGAAGCGATGCCGAAGGGGGCGGATATCGACGACACCCAGGCCGATGCGCAGGACGCGGCGCCCGAAGCCGCGCCGGTGGTGCGGTTGAGATAG
- a CDS encoding HAD-IA family hydrolase translates to MIEARQGTMGKALLFDIDGTLADTDPLHLKAFNQVLGPHGHVFDHARFSRELQGFANVAIGERFLPHEAPERRALILDEKEEVFRRLVAGQIAPLPGLMALLDRADGAGIPMVAVTNAPRLNAELLLSGLGITHRFKALVIGAELPHGKPHPLPYQEGLRFVGARPEASIAFEDSRTGVQSATAAGIPTIGIRTSLSHADLVASGAVASASAFDDPQLLARLAAAMAW, encoded by the coding sequence ATGATCGAGGCCAGACAGGGTACGATGGGCAAGGCGTTGCTGTTCGACATCGACGGCACGCTCGCCGACACCGACCCGTTGCACTTGAAGGCCTTCAACCAGGTGCTCGGTCCGCATGGCCATGTCTTCGACCACGCGCGCTTCTCCAGGGAGCTGCAAGGCTTCGCCAATGTCGCAATTGGCGAGCGCTTTCTGCCCCACGAAGCGCCGGAGCGGCGCGCCTTGATCCTCGATGAGAAGGAGGAGGTCTTCCGCAGGCTGGTGGCCGGGCAGATCGCGCCGCTGCCGGGCCTGATGGCGCTCCTCGACCGTGCGGATGGCGCTGGCATTCCCATGGTCGCCGTGACCAACGCGCCGCGTCTCAACGCCGAGCTGCTGCTGTCAGGCCTCGGCATCACGCACCGCTTCAAGGCGCTCGTGATCGGCGCCGAGCTGCCGCATGGCAAGCCGCATCCGCTGCCCTATCAGGAAGGTCTGCGTTTCGTCGGGGCGAGGCCGGAGGCTTCGATCGCATTCGAGGACTCCCGCACCGGCGTGCAATCCGCCACAGCGGCCGGCATTCCGACCATCGGCATCCGCACCAGCCTCAGCCATGCTGACCTGGTTGCATCAGGCGCGGTCGCCTCCGCCAGTGCCTTCGACGATCCGCAGCTGCTTGCGCGTCTTGCCGCCGCGATGGCGTGGTGA
- a CDS encoding nuclear transport factor 2 family protein yields MTINRRDLALSTLAVSALALTSPALAASADEEAVAKKVEAFRLAQIAADPKALGALCWDDLSYSHSNGKVEDKATFIANATDGKSKFLSIEYKDPTIKVVGPAAIVRFHWLGEQEMAADGKKVSTNLHILMNWQKQGDEWKLLSRAATKL; encoded by the coding sequence ATGACGATCAACCGACGCGATCTGGCTCTCTCGACTCTCGCCGTCTCCGCGCTTGCGCTCACATCACCGGCGCTCGCCGCATCGGCGGACGAGGAAGCCGTGGCGAAGAAGGTCGAGGCCTTCCGCCTCGCCCAGATCGCGGCCGACCCGAAGGCGCTTGGCGCGCTGTGCTGGGATGATCTCAGCTACAGCCATTCCAACGGCAAGGTCGAGGACAAGGCGACCTTCATCGCCAACGCCACCGACGGCAAATCGAAATTCCTGTCGATCGAATACAAGGACCCCACCATCAAGGTGGTTGGCCCCGCCGCGATCGTCCGCTTTCACTGGCTGGGCGAGCAGGAGATGGCGGCCGATGGGAAAAAAGTGTCGACCAACCTTCACATCCTGATGAACTGGCAGAAGCAGGGCGACGAGTGGAAGCTCTTGTCGCGGGCTGCAACGAAGTTGTGA